In Deltaproteobacteria bacterium, the following are encoded in one genomic region:
- a CDS encoding DUF444 family protein, whose translation MSRTVESIFRPFNPSDAERSDRSAGDRARHRLKVRESIRENIADIIAEESIIGKDRDKVIKVPIRGIREYKFVYGDNVPGVGQGTGESQNGQVVGKAKQPGKAGEDKAGDQPGSDYYETDVTLEELIDIMFEDLELPDLERKALRQLESFRIAKRKGYRAVGIRVRLDKRRTARERVRRKLATSASRLAREKDAVRVTAEVTPGTERRFPFHEDDLTYRHMITDVKKESNAVVICIMDTSGSMDTMKKYLARSFFFLLYQFICTKYRNVEIVFIAHHTEASEVSEEEFFHKGESGGTFISSGFSKALEITQARYHPSLWNIYAFHCSDGDNFDSDNPAALRAAKELAEVCNLFG comes from the coding sequence ATGAGCCGCACCGTCGAGTCCATCTTCCGGCCCTTCAACCCCTCCGACGCGGAACGGAGCGATCGCTCCGCCGGCGACCGGGCACGGCACCGCCTGAAAGTCCGCGAGTCGATCCGCGAGAACATCGCGGACATCATCGCCGAGGAGTCGATCATCGGGAAGGACCGCGACAAGGTCATCAAGGTCCCGATCCGCGGCATCCGCGAGTACAAGTTCGTCTACGGCGACAACGTGCCCGGCGTCGGCCAGGGCACCGGCGAGTCGCAGAACGGCCAGGTGGTCGGCAAGGCCAAGCAGCCGGGCAAGGCCGGGGAGGACAAGGCGGGGGACCAGCCCGGCTCCGACTACTACGAGACCGACGTCACGCTCGAGGAGCTGATCGACATCATGTTCGAGGACCTCGAGCTGCCCGACCTCGAGCGCAAGGCGCTCCGCCAGCTGGAGTCCTTCCGGATCGCGAAGCGCAAGGGCTATCGCGCGGTCGGTATCCGCGTCCGGCTCGACAAGCGGCGCACAGCGCGTGAGCGCGTCCGGCGCAAGCTCGCCACCTCCGCCTCCCGCCTGGCCCGCGAGAAGGACGCGGTCCGGGTGACGGCCGAGGTCACGCCGGGCACGGAGCGGCGCTTCCCCTTCCACGAGGACGACCTCACGTACCGCCACATGATCACCGACGTGAAGAAGGAGTCGAACGCCGTAGTCATCTGCATCATGGACACGTCCGGCTCGATGGACACGATGAAGAAGTACCTCGCCCGCAGCTTCTTCTTCCTCCTCTACCAGTTCATCTGCACCAAGTACCGCAACGTCGAGATCGTCTTCATCGCCCACCACACCGAGGCCAGCGAGGTCAGCGAGGAGGAGTTCTTCCACAAGGGCGAGTCCGGCGGGACGTTCATCTCCTCGGGCTTCAGCAAGGCCCTCGAGATCACCCAGGCGCGCTACCACCCGTCGCTCTGGAACATCTACGCGTTCCACTGCTCGGACGGCGACAACTTCGACTCCGACAACCCTGCCGCGCTGCGCGCCGCCAAGGAGCTCGCCGAGGTCTGCAACCTCTTCGGCT
- a CDS encoding serine protein kinase encodes MDNRHSFEQIIKEDRAGQESKLWRGTFLEYLELVREDPTVPKLSHARIYDTIMRVGTQDILDSDDPRVKRLYKDESLKVFNFFRDEFFGIEKTVGQIVRYFHSASLKGEESRQVLYLMGPVGSGKSSLVEKLQRGLEASDPVYTIESCPMFEEPLHLIPRHLRKEFEKMLGVHIEGDLCPVCRFRLKEEFSGRYEEVPVATRYFSKRNRVGIGVVPPVDPNNQDTSVLIGSEDISKLDLYSEGDPRVLDLNGALNVGNRGMCEFIEVFKNETEYLHAMITATQEKVIPAPGRHGMVYVDTVIVAHSNEAEWQKFKADHTNEAILDRIVVVKVPYNLRLSEEVKIYQKIIRNSDFRAHVAPHTLEIASMFAILSRLQPTSKCDLMTKLKLYNGEEVVEKGKTKKIDVTELREDAKREGMTGISTRFIMKALDNALSDNVEGNCINPINVREALISMVKEADLPDDTRKQHLEFLQDVLHKEYLELLEKEITKAFVYSYQEQAEALFQNYLDHAEAFVNKTRVKDRNTKEELQPDEGFLKSIEEQIAIIGSAAEGFRQEVIAYLWAASRRGDRVSYRSYEPLKEAIEKKLMTSVRDISRVITKARTRDEEQTGKYNAMVKNLLDSGYCESCVDVVLKYAANNLWKD; translated from the coding sequence ATGGACAACAGGCACTCCTTCGAGCAGATCATCAAAGAAGACCGCGCCGGGCAGGAGTCAAAGCTCTGGCGGGGCACCTTCCTCGAGTACCTCGAGCTCGTCCGCGAAGACCCGACCGTCCCCAAGCTCTCCCATGCGCGTATCTATGACACGATCATGCGCGTCGGGACGCAGGACATCCTCGATTCCGACGACCCGCGCGTGAAGCGGCTCTACAAGGACGAGTCGCTCAAGGTCTTCAACTTCTTCCGCGACGAGTTCTTCGGGATCGAGAAGACGGTCGGCCAGATCGTCCGCTACTTCCACTCCGCCTCGCTCAAGGGCGAGGAGAGCCGGCAGGTCCTCTACCTGATGGGGCCGGTCGGCTCGGGCAAGAGCTCCCTCGTCGAGAAGCTCCAGCGCGGCCTCGAGGCCTCGGACCCGGTGTACACGATCGAGAGCTGCCCGATGTTCGAGGAGCCGCTCCATCTGATCCCGCGCCACCTCCGCAAGGAGTTCGAGAAGATGCTGGGCGTGCACATCGAGGGCGATCTCTGCCCGGTGTGCCGCTTCCGGCTGAAGGAGGAGTTCAGCGGGCGCTACGAGGAGGTGCCGGTCGCCACCCGCTACTTCTCCAAGCGCAACCGCGTCGGCATCGGCGTCGTCCCCCCCGTCGACCCGAACAACCAGGACACGTCGGTCCTGATCGGCAGCGAGGACATCTCGAAGCTCGACCTCTACTCGGAGGGCGACCCGCGGGTGCTCGACCTGAACGGCGCGCTCAACGTCGGCAACCGCGGCATGTGCGAGTTCATCGAGGTCTTCAAGAACGAGACCGAGTACCTCCATGCCATGATCACGGCGACGCAGGAGAAGGTGATCCCGGCGCCCGGACGCCACGGGATGGTCTACGTCGACACGGTGATCGTCGCGCACTCCAACGAGGCCGAGTGGCAGAAGTTCAAGGCCGACCACACCAACGAGGCGATCCTCGACCGCATCGTGGTCGTGAAGGTGCCCTACAACCTCCGTCTGTCCGAGGAGGTGAAGATCTACCAGAAGATCATCCGGAACTCGGACTTCCGGGCGCACGTCGCGCCGCACACCCTCGAGATCGCCTCGATGTTCGCGATCCTCTCGCGGCTCCAGCCCACCTCCAAGTGCGACCTGATGACCAAGCTCAAGCTCTACAACGGCGAGGAGGTCGTCGAGAAGGGCAAGACGAAGAAGATCGACGTCACCGAGCTGCGCGAGGACGCGAAGCGCGAGGGCATGACGGGTATCTCCACCCGGTTCATCATGAAGGCGCTCGACAACGCGCTCTCCGACAACGTCGAGGGCAACTGCATCAACCCGATCAACGTGCGCGAGGCGCTCATCAGCATGGTGAAGGAGGCGGACCTTCCCGACGACACCCGCAAGCAGCACCTCGAGTTCCTGCAGGACGTCCTCCACAAGGAGTACCTGGAGCTCCTCGAGAAGGAGATCACCAAGGCGTTCGTCTACTCCTACCAGGAGCAGGCCGAGGCGCTCTTCCAGAACTACCTCGACCACGCCGAGGCCTTCGTCAACAAGACCAGGGTGAAGGACCGCAACACCAAGGAAGAGCTCCAGCCCGACGAGGGGTTCCTCAAGTCGATCGAGGAGCAGATCGCGATCATCGGGTCCGCCGCCGAGGGGTTCCGGCAGGAGGTCATCGCCTACCTCTGGGCGGCGAGCCGCCGGGGCGACCGCGTGTCGTACCGCTCCTACGAGCCGCTCAAGGAAGCGATCGAGAAGAAGCTCATGACGTCGGTGCGCGACATCAGCCGGGTCATCACCAAGGCGCGCACGCGCGACGAGGAGCAGACCGGCAAGTACAACGCGATGGTGAAGAACCTCCTCGATTCCGGCTACTGCGAGAGCTGCGTCGACGTCGTGCTGAAGTACGCCGCGAACAACCTCTGGAAGGACTGA